Part of the Brassica oleracea var. oleracea cultivar TO1000 chromosome C8, BOL, whole genome shotgun sequence genome is shown below.
TGACATCGATTTGAATCTGGTCCAATTGAAATCAAACTCGGTTAAGGAAAACCGGGTAGTTCAATTCGATTTAAATTTGGTCAAGGGTTGACCGGCTTGGGTCAGAGTTGACCGGGTTGACCTTTGACCAGCGGGTTGACTTTTTGACCAGATCGTCGGTTATCCGTTTTGGACCGTTCGAAGTGCGTTCTGACTCGATTTTTCGCCCTGATTTCAGATTTGGAGTTTGTTTGAGCAGCTGGAGTTCATAGCTATCACTTTTCCACATTGCTAAGGTGAGGGTCTATTCCGTAAATCCCGTAGGGCGGGGGCTCAGAGACGTCTGGGCTAGCGACGCAGATTGTGTGGGGCGTGGGTGCAGAGACGTTTGCATTCGACGCAGCTTTGGAAGGCGGGGGTTCAGAGACAGACTGTACTAGCGACGTAGCGTATGTATATATATATTTGTATGAGGAGATGCGGGGTGTATGGACTAGCTATATGCTATCATCGCATTGTTTGTCTTGTGTTTGTGTGATGCTTTAGGCGTCTTGTTTGTTCATGTTAGAGATAAACTTCCATAGTGGGAGTTCTATTACTCAAGTCAGTGGTTTGCGTATTTAGCATCCCATACCTCACGGAGTAACTCCCATGTTACTCACCCCTCCTATTCTTTCCCCTTTCAGGTGAGACTGACGAGCATGAGTGATTGCTATCGGACTGGTGCTTTGGGAGTTTTATTTCTGTCTTTTTCAAACTTGCGGATTTTATGTCTTTATCGATATTTTCGGGATTTATTATGTTATTTGGATTTATGGCTATTTATTGGATTAAAGACTTTGGAGTTGGCTTTTGAGAAGTAATAAATGGAGATTTCAGACTTTTTATTTATTTAAGTATTTCGGAAAATACGGGTGTTACAATTTGGTATCTGAGCGGGGTTTGGTCCCGGCTCTGACCTGGGATGGTGATTTGCGGGACTTGATTTTTATCGATTTCAGACGATTTTTAAAATATTTATGGGAATATGAGGATTTTAAAAATAAAAGTAAATAGCACCTTTCTGTTTGGCATTATGTCTTGAATCGTTAGTGTTCGGTTTCGGCAGAAGTTAATTGAGTTGCTATTTCTTTCAGATGCCGCCACGTAAGAGAGTTGTTCGCACTCAGGCCGCTAGTGCTTCTCGAGAGGGTGGAGATGAGCATGTGCCGCCACCAGTTCCACCGATTGATCAGGATGCCCTTAGGCAGATGGTGCAGGATTCTGCCAGACAGGCCGCACAAGAGGCTGTTCAGCAAGCTGTCCAGGAGGCTGCTAGAGTAGCTGCACAGGAAGTGGTTAGGCAGATGGCTGCAGCTCAGCAGGGTAAGCAGATTCCGCCAGTTCAGGTTCAGGGGCATCAGCAGCCCCCTATTCAGCCGGTTCCACCTGTTCAAATTCAGGGACAGCAGCAGCCCTCTATTCAGTAGGTTCCAGGGGTTTTCCAGGTTCAACCACCAGCGCCACCCGTTCTTCTAGGGCAAGTTCCTGAGGTTGCGCCACCCGTTCTTCCAGGACAGGTTCCTGAAGTTGATGAGACGCTTATGCGGGTAATGAGACAGATGAAAAATGTGGATTTGGAGACTTTTGGGGGAACAGTAGACCCTGGAGCGGCCTATAATTGGAATTATAGGCTGGCTTCATGTCTACAGACTATAAATTGTCCGTTGCGCCTTTGCCTTAATATTGAAGAGTTGTATTTACGTGGGGATGCATTAGTATGGTGGGATGGAGTGCGATCGATGCGTGATGGCGACATCATCTATGAGTATTTCCTCATTGCATTCGACAAGAAGTACTTTCCCAAAGAAGCGTTGCACCAGAAGAGGAATGCTTTTGAGCACCTGAGGCAGGGTACTAGGAGTGTCAGGGAGTACGAGCGGGAGTTTTGCCAACTCTGCTTGTTTGCTGGTAATAATTTCGATCAGGAAGACTTGATCAGGAGGTTCTTAGATGGTATGCGAGTCGATCTCCGCGGCAGGTGCAGTATGGTTACTTATACCAGTTTGGAGGATCTGGTAGAGAAGGCTGTTGTGCAGGAGGCATGTATTGCAGAGGAGTAGAAGTACTCTAAGGCTCCACCTAGGACTGGAAGAACTACGGAGCCACAGAAGAGGACTTGGGACCAGTCAAACATCCAGTGCTTCTACTATGGAAAGATGGGGCATTTGAGTAGGAATTGTCGGAGTAATCCAATGGGTGCACGGGCAGGACCAGCAGGACCAGCGGCACCAGCAGCACAAACAGCACCAGTAGCACGGGGAGCGCAGGCAGCACCAGCTACAGCATACGCACCAGGAGCTTGCTTCACTTGTGGCCAGTTTGGCCATATCTCTCGGTTTTGCCCGACTAAAGGGCATGGGGCCAAGCGTCAAGCCATCACTCCGCGTGTTTATGCTCTAGGAGAGGCCAATGGAGCTGAGCTGATAGCCGGTATGTATCTTTATCATACTCGTATGTTTTTGAGTAATTGTTTTTTGGTGGATATCATGTGTAGTTAGAAAAGAAAATTGTGTGTAGGATCGGTTTCTTTTGGAGGTGAGGTAGCTCACACTCTATTCGACACGGGAGCTTCTCACAGCTTCGTGAGTTCGCGTTTGGCTAAGTCTTGGCCTTTTCGAGGTGTCTTTGAGCCGAAGGTAAGCAGATTCAGACAGCCGGTACTGAGAGATTGGGGACCACTGGTGTTCATCGAGATGTACAAGTCCTACTGGGAGGAGTCGATTTCATAGGAGACCTAGCAGAGATGGAGATGGATTACTACGATTTCATACATGGGATGGATTGGCTGTCACGGCATCAAGTGGTGCTAGATTGCATGCGAGCGAAAGTATATACTCCTAGAGGAGATGGAAATATATCATTCCCATGCATCCAGGCTTACCGAGGAATTTATGTTGTTTCCATGTTGCATGCTGAAGACTTATTGGAGAGAGGAGCAGAGGGATTTCTGGCGACTATTTCGATGGCTAAGGATGATGGACATCCTGAGCTGCAGGATATTCCAGCAGCTGCAGAATTTCAGGATGTATTTGAGGCCTTAAAAGGGCCACCACCAGCCAGAGGAGATGTTCTCAGTATTGAGTTGGAACCAGGGACAGCACCGGTTTTGCGGGCTCCATACCGTTTAGCACCAGCAGAGATGGCTGAACTGAAAATGCAGTTGGAGGAGTTATTGAGTAAGGGTTTCATCAGACCTAGTACTTCACCGTGGGGAGCGCCGGTATTGTTTGTCAAGAAGAAAGATGGGAGTTTCAGACTTTGTATCGACTACAGAGGTTTGAACAAAGTGACCATCAAGAATAAGTATCCGCTTCCCCGTATCGATGAGTTATTGGACCAGTTGCAGGGAGCTTCATGGTTTTCAAAAATTGACTTGGCATCGGGTTACCACCAGATTACGATAGCAGATGAGGATGTGCGGAAGACGGCTTTCCGTACCCGTTATGGACATTATGAGTTTGTGGTGATGCCATTTGGGTTGACGAATGCACCTGAAGCATTCTTGAAGCTTATGAACGATGTGTTTCGCGAGCACTTGGATAAGTGTGTGATTTTTTCATCGATGATATCTTGATCTATTCTCGGAGCAGAGAGGAGCATGCAGAGCATCTGCGGATTGTGTTGGATAAGCTCAGGGATCATCAGCTGTTTGCCAAGCTGAGTAAGTGTAGCTTCTGGCAGAGGAAGATTGAATTTTTGGGTCATGTTATTTCAGAGGCAGGAGTTGCAGTAGATCCGTAGAAGATTACTGCAATATCAGAGTGGCCTACACCTAAGAGTGCCACCGAGATTCGTAGCTTTCTGGGTTTAGCTGGAGACTACAGAAATTTTGTGAAGGATTTTGCCAGTATCGCGAAACCGTTGACACGGTTAACAAGCAAAGACACCAAGTTTGATTGGACAGATGCTTGTATGGAGAGCTTTACTGAGCTGAAACGAAAGTTGACAGATACGTCAGTGTTGGTACTACCGAGACCGGGGGTACCTTATAAGGTTTATACAGATGCGTCAGGTACTGGTTTGGGTTGTGTATTGATGCAGAATGGTCATGTTATTGCTTATGCATCATGTCAGTTGAGGCCTCACGAGGTCAACTACCCTACTCATGATTTGGAGTTAGCAGTAGTTGTTTTTGCGCTAAAGATTTGGAGGTCCTATTTGTATGGAGAGAAAGTTCAGATCCTCACGGACCACCAGAGTCTGAAGTACATATTTACTCAGGTGGACCTAAATCTGAGACAGCACAGATGGATGGAGTTGTTAGCAGACTACAACCTGGATATTATGTATCATCCAGGTATGACCAATCAGGTGGCAGATGCTTTGAGTAGACGCAGGAACGATGTTTCAGGAACCAAGGAGGTTCAGGAGCTGACTGCCGGTCTTGAAGCATTGGAGCCGGTAGATTTATTATGGAGGATACGCAGAGCTCAGGATAGTGATGATGCTTTGGTTAAGCAGATTGAGATCGAGAGTATTGGATATCATACAGCTTTGAGTGGGATGTACATGTACCGGAACAGAGTCTGTGTGCCAGATGATAAGCTGTTAAGGAAGGAGATTTTACAGCAAGCACATAATTCGCGTTTTTCGATCCACCCAGGAAATACCATGATCTACAGAGATTTGAAGTGCTACTACCAGTGGCCTTGTATGAAGAAAGATGTGGCTACATTTGTATCGCGGTGTCAGACATGTCAGATGGTTAAGGCTGAGCATCAGGTGCCTAGCCGGTTATTGCAGAACCTGCCGATGCCAGAGTGGAAATGGGACATGGTGACTATGGATTTTGTGTATGGGCTTCCGGTAACCTTTGGTGGGAGGAATGCTATTTGGATGATCGTGGATAGACTTACCAAATCTGCTCATTTCATAGCGATAAAGAAAACAGACGGAGCCGATCAGTGGGTGCAGATTTACCTTACAAATATTGTGAGGTTAAATGGAGTTCCTGTCAGTATTGTATCGGATAGGCATACCAATTCACATCTACATTCTGGAGAGCATTTCAGAAGGCGCTTGGGACAAAAGTTCATATGAGTACAGCCTATCATCCGCAGACAGATGAACAGTCAGAGAGGACTATTCAGACATTAGAGGATATGCTTAGGACTTGCGTCCTGGATTGGGAAGGAAACTGGGGAAAGTATTTACCTATAGCAGAATTTGCCTACAACAACAGCTATCATTCGAGTATTGGGATGGCACCATATGAGGCAGAAGTGGGAGAGCGGCGAGATTTAGAACAAGCAATGGTTCATGAAA
Proteins encoded:
- the LOC106308667 gene encoding DNA-binding protein HEXBP-like, with amino-acid sequence MGHLSRNCRSNPMGARAGPAGPAAPAAQTAPVARGAQAAPATAYAPGACFTCGQFGHISRFCPTKGHGAKRQAITPRVYALGEANGAELIAGSVSFGGEVAHTLFDTGASHSFVSSRLAKSWPFRGVFEPKVSRFRQPVLRDWGPLVFIEMYKSYWEESIS